Proteins found in one Thalassomonas actiniarum genomic segment:
- the cyaY gene encoding iron donor protein CyaY — translation MNDSQYNLIADDLLLAVEEAIEDCGYDIDYEGAGGLLTLTFKNGSKIILNKQAPLHEVWVATKFNGHHFAYQDNQWRDKRAGDEFWQFLSAAVSKQADADITLSE, via the coding sequence ATGAATGACAGCCAGTATAATTTAATCGCAGACGACCTGTTACTTGCCGTTGAAGAGGCAATCGAAGACTGTGGTTATGATATCGATTACGAAGGCGCCGGGGGATTATTAACCCTGACCTTCAAAAATGGCAGCAAAATAATTCTCAACAAACAAGCGCCGTTACACGAAGTTTGGGTTGCGACAAAATTCAACGGCCATCACTTCGCCTATCAGGACAACCAGTGGCGCGATAAAAGGGCCGGGGATGAGTTCTGGCAGTTTTTATCTGCGGCGGTCAGCAAACAGGCAGATGCCGACATTACCTTATCCGAATAA
- the hemC gene encoding hydroxymethylbilane synthase, with protein MKTTKVRIATRKSALALWQAEYVKAQLEHFHPQVTVELVPMTTKGDIILDTPLAKVGGKGLFVKELEVAMLENRADIAVHSMKDVPVDFPPGLGLEVICPREDPRDAFVSNKYNTLAELPQGAIVGTSSLRRQCQLKELRPDLDIRDLRGNVNTRLRKLDDGEYDAIILASAGLIRLEMSERISDYIEPEVMLPANGQGAVGIECRTDDDTIKALLAPLEDLATRQRVLAERAMNKALEGGCQVPIGSYAVIQGDQLYLRGLVGAVDGSKIIRSEITGSLEQGEDLGEQLAQTLLSQGAAAILKQVYDNH; from the coding sequence ATGAAAACAACCAAGGTTCGCATCGCGACACGTAAAAGTGCGCTGGCACTGTGGCAGGCAGAATATGTAAAGGCGCAACTGGAGCATTTTCATCCGCAAGTCACGGTGGAACTGGTGCCTATGACCACCAAGGGCGACATTATCCTGGACACCCCGCTGGCCAAAGTCGGCGGCAAAGGCCTGTTTGTTAAAGAACTGGAAGTGGCCATGCTGGAAAACCGCGCCGATATCGCGGTACACTCGATGAAAGATGTACCGGTCGATTTCCCCCCGGGACTAGGGCTGGAAGTCATCTGCCCGCGGGAAGATCCCCGCGATGCCTTTGTTTCCAACAAGTACAATACATTGGCTGAATTACCGCAGGGGGCCATAGTCGGTACTTCAAGCCTGCGTCGCCAGTGTCAGCTGAAAGAGTTACGTCCCGATCTCGATATCCGCGATCTGCGCGGTAACGTCAATACCCGCTTAAGAAAACTTGATGACGGCGAATACGATGCCATTATCTTAGCCTCCGCCGGTTTGATCCGGTTGGAAATGAGTGAGCGCATCAGCGACTATATCGAACCTGAAGTCATGTTACCCGCCAATGGCCAGGGCGCGGTCGGCATAGAGTGCCGCACCGACGACGACACCATCAAGGCCTTACTGGCGCCGTTGGAAGATTTAGCTACCCGTCAGCGGGTACTGGCGGAGCGCGCTATGAACAAGGCCCTGGAAGGGGGCTGTCAGGTGCCTATCGGCAGTTATGCGGTGATCCAAGGCGATCAGCTGTACCTCAGGGGCCTGGTGGGCGCTGTCGACGGCAGCAAGATCATCCGCAGCGAGATCACCGGCTCGCTTGAACAGGGCGAAGACTTAGGTGAACAACTTGCCCAAACCCTGTTATCGCAAGGAGCAGCAGCGATTTTAAAGCAGGTTTATGACAACCACTAA
- a CDS encoding uroporphyrinogen-III C-methyltransferase — MTEQKQPEDTVQENASAADKAGVSPATDKKPPGSAHKNNQASIKAKMKKDENNKTAQVSKTGVLALMLALLACAGSAGLYYWQSQQQPLQQAQTQKTLSQQLEAKLKSGEQQLSQLLQAREQQLTEHFNRQINALKSQSEQNLAQLNQTLKGLQQEQPGNWLFNEAEYLIRMASRTLWLEQNTDTAISLLTDADKRLSQMNNPALLPVRQLIFQDIETLKLLPRQQSAQVILTLMGLDKQLGSLVMARPYRQQNQEQAQDLTLTSDPADWRENLAKVWQKFRANYIITSRPRTKGDDPLLSPQHQQNLQENLALKLQLAIWSASKGESTIYRQTLDDIQQWLNQYYESENKTNQGFIAAIEKLKPATLTVNYPDKLVSLAAIRKVIAQNNSNTAVPGQANGQPPAIKTPEEQLPKLKADQDGASL, encoded by the coding sequence ATGACTGAACAAAAACAACCGGAAGACACTGTTCAGGAAAACGCGAGTGCCGCGGACAAGGCCGGCGTTTCACCGGCAACTGACAAAAAACCGCCAGGCAGCGCCCATAAAAACAATCAAGCCTCCATCAAAGCCAAGATGAAAAAAGACGAAAATAACAAAACAGCTCAGGTATCAAAAACCGGCGTGCTGGCCCTGATGCTGGCGCTGCTCGCCTGCGCCGGCAGCGCTGGTTTATATTACTGGCAAAGCCAGCAACAGCCGCTGCAACAAGCACAAACGCAGAAAACGCTGAGCCAACAACTCGAAGCCAAATTAAAAAGCGGTGAACAACAACTGAGCCAGTTACTCCAGGCCCGGGAACAACAGCTGACCGAGCACTTTAACCGGCAAATAAACGCGCTGAAAAGCCAAAGCGAGCAAAACCTGGCACAATTAAACCAGACCCTGAAAGGACTGCAACAAGAACAACCCGGCAACTGGCTTTTTAACGAAGCAGAATATCTAATCCGTATGGCCTCGCGCACCCTGTGGCTGGAGCAGAACACGGATACCGCCATCAGCCTGTTAACCGATGCCGATAAACGCTTAAGCCAAATGAATAACCCGGCATTGTTGCCGGTACGCCAGCTTATCTTTCAGGATATTGAAACCCTTAAACTGCTGCCGCGCCAGCAAAGCGCACAAGTAATTTTAACCCTGATGGGACTGGACAAACAGCTTGGCAGCCTGGTAATGGCACGTCCTTACCGGCAACAAAACCAGGAACAGGCACAAGATTTAACCTTAACCTCAGATCCCGCAGACTGGCGGGAAAACCTGGCCAAGGTTTGGCAAAAATTCCGGGCGAACTATATCATCACCAGCCGTCCGCGCACTAAAGGTGACGATCCTTTGCTGTCGCCGCAACATCAGCAGAACTTACAGGAAAACCTGGCACTCAAACTCCAGCTTGCCATCTGGTCAGCCAGTAAAGGGGAAAGCACCATCTACCGGCAAACCCTGGACGATATCCAGCAATGGCTCAACCAGTATTACGAAAGCGAAAATAAAACCAACCAGGGCTTTATCGCGGCAATAGAAAAACTCAAACCGGCTACCCTGACGGTCAATTATCCGGACAAGCTGGTCTCACTGGCGGCAATACGTAAAGTGATCGCCCAGAACAACAGCAATACAGCCGTACCCGGGCAGGCAAACGGCCAGCCACCGGCGATAAAAACGCCGGAAGAACAGCTTCCAAAGCTTAAGGCTGACCAGGACGGAGCCAGCTTATGA
- a CDS encoding heme biosynthesis HemY N-terminal domain-containing protein produces the protein MKRLILILCLILLAILTAIAIGPMLIDGKGYITVVSGDTAYQTTILSAVYLLTALFLVLLAVLFILRGGLRFSLGGWHKLTRASQRRALKNFNKGITAYVIDDYAQAEQLLAKSAQLPQFEQTAYLLAASAADKQNSGSNHYLERVGTDKHFIKNAGLEGVLVKVKIFIGQGEYSKARELIDNHHKYIGHDARLLALEIDLCLIEQRFEAAIEHLKAARKQKTISKEKLAAWEREAFAGIFNDTISQADQNALFAYWKKLPRKIQQSEPVLLAYCRVLAENKLNDALTDILLPVLKKDPRQQQLRAFQVLPVHQGDALIAQVQKQLGKHQQEAKWLSYLGHLAFNSEQWQMSERAFNSLLALETPGYDASDLEALASVLSQQGKFEQANKILTRRIKMQASQAKA, from the coding sequence ATGAAACGCTTGATCCTGATCTTATGCCTGATACTGCTGGCTATCCTTACTGCCATTGCCATCGGCCCCATGCTGATTGACGGCAAAGGTTATATCACGGTTGTCAGCGGCGATACCGCCTACCAAACCACTATTTTATCGGCGGTTTACCTGCTGACGGCACTGTTTCTGGTGTTACTGGCAGTGCTTTTTATCCTGCGCGGCGGTTTGAGATTTAGTTTAGGTGGCTGGCATAAACTGACACGGGCCAGCCAGCGCCGCGCGTTAAAAAATTTCAACAAAGGCATTACCGCCTATGTAATAGATGACTATGCCCAGGCGGAGCAGCTACTGGCCAAAAGTGCCCAGCTGCCACAGTTTGAACAAACCGCCTATTTACTGGCGGCCTCTGCGGCAGACAAGCAAAACTCAGGCAGCAACCATTATCTCGAGCGGGTCGGTACAGACAAACATTTTATTAAAAATGCCGGACTCGAAGGGGTGCTGGTTAAGGTGAAAATATTTATCGGCCAGGGGGAATATAGTAAAGCCCGGGAGCTGATCGATAATCATCATAAATATATCGGCCATGATGCCAGGCTGCTGGCACTGGAAATCGACCTGTGCCTGATTGAGCAAAGGTTCGAAGCCGCTATCGAACATTTAAAAGCGGCACGCAAACAAAAAACCATCAGCAAGGAAAAGCTCGCCGCCTGGGAGCGAGAGGCTTTTGCCGGTATCTTTAACGATACCATCAGCCAGGCAGATCAAAATGCCCTGTTTGCCTACTGGAAAAAACTGCCCCGTAAAATCCAGCAAAGCGAGCCGGTATTGCTGGCTTATTGCCGGGTATTGGCAGAAAACAAACTTAATGATGCCTTAACGGATATCTTGTTGCCGGTGCTGAAAAAAGATCCCCGCCAGCAGCAGCTACGCGCTTTCCAGGTATTGCCGGTACATCAGGGAGACGCCTTGATCGCCCAGGTACAAAAGCAGCTGGGCAAACATCAGCAAGAGGCAAAATGGTTGAGTTACCTGGGACACCTGGCATTCAATAGCGAGCAATGGCAGATGTCGGAAAGAGCCTTTAACAGCCTGCTGGCATTGGAGACTCCCGGCTACGATGCTTCAGACTTAGAAGCCCTGGCCAGCGTCTTAAGCCAACAGGGAAAGTTTGAACAGGCGAATAAGATATTGACCCGGAGGATTAAGATGCAAGCCTCCCAGGCTAAAGCATAA
- a CDS encoding uroporphyrinogen-III synthase, giving the protein MTTTKLKVLITRPQEKGRVLAQKLTQLGICASHQPLFSYRALADQYEIRQTLTLSPNPILIFVSVAAVNYAHESYPLQHWQHARVIAVGAATEKALQQYGMDNVICPQEHNSEGMLALPELADVNGRQIIIVRGNGGRELMAQTLRERGAKVNYLESYQRIWLSLPRDIPQQWQAKPINCMVITSNALLERIVELLAPLDEFWQKTCLYVVASERIAAKAKALGLQRVVNARGADDQAITGTLINLMTQITEAEND; this is encoded by the coding sequence ATGACAACCACTAAGCTTAAGGTACTGATCACGCGGCCACAGGAAAAAGGCCGCGTATTGGCGCAAAAGTTAACGCAACTCGGCATCTGTGCCAGCCACCAACCGCTTTTTTCTTACCGGGCACTGGCCGACCAGTATGAAATAAGACAAACTTTAACCTTATCACCCAATCCTATCCTGATTTTTGTCAGTGTCGCCGCCGTAAACTACGCCCATGAAAGCTACCCGCTGCAACACTGGCAACATGCCAGGGTTATCGCCGTCGGCGCCGCCACCGAAAAGGCTTTGCAGCAATACGGCATGGATAACGTGATTTGCCCGCAAGAACACAACAGTGAAGGCATGCTGGCCCTGCCGGAACTGGCAGACGTTAACGGGCGGCAGATCATTATTGTCCGCGGCAACGGCGGCCGGGAACTGATGGCCCAAACCTTAAGGGAGCGGGGAGCCAAGGTGAATTATCTTGAATCTTATCAAAGGATTTGGCTATCATTGCCCAGGGATATCCCGCAGCAATGGCAGGCAAAGCCGATTAACTGCATGGTGATCACCAGCAATGCCCTGCTCGAGCGCATCGTCGAGCTCCTGGCCCCGCTGGATGAATTCTGGCAAAAGACCTGTTTATATGTGGTAGCCAGCGAACGCATCGCCGCCAAGGCAAAAGCACTTGGTTTACAACGGGTAGTTAATGCCCGCGGGGCAGATGACCAGGCCATTACCGGCACTTTAATTAACCTTATGACCCAAATAACGGAAGCAGAAAATGACTGA